A stretch of Arthrobacter sp. NEB 688 DNA encodes these proteins:
- a CDS encoding DUF305 domain-containing protein, producing the protein MLPAPTTRPGRLVTSLVAAACLVGGCSAGGGDAPSGALLAPAPEAAAVPGGSGEGAGAEPTTGSPQDAALARSLLAQQAQAVVLVDTVREVDSPAVAAFVREVRAERLPELEQTAGWLEARGEDVPAEAEDPREVAHDGPETAAALVSGTQVEQLALARGSDADRLLLGLLMTHHEKALALLEGREPSADPELETILDGIATTREEQLQRIEDLFVTLTD; encoded by the coding sequence GTGCTCCCCGCCCCCACGACCCGCCCCGGGCGCCTCGTGACGAGCCTCGTCGCGGCCGCCTGCCTCGTCGGCGGCTGCTCCGCCGGCGGCGGGGACGCGCCGTCGGGAGCCCTGCTCGCCCCCGCTCCGGAGGCCGCGGCCGTGCCCGGCGGCTCGGGGGAGGGTGCCGGCGCCGAGCCGACCACCGGGAGCCCGCAGGACGCCGCGCTCGCCCGCTCCCTCCTCGCGCAGCAGGCGCAGGCGGTCGTCCTCGTCGACACCGTCCGCGAGGTCGACAGCCCCGCCGTCGCCGCGTTCGTCCGGGAGGTCCGCGCCGAGCGGCTGCCCGAGCTCGAGCAGACCGCCGGGTGGCTGGAGGCCCGTGGCGAGGACGTGCCGGCGGAGGCCGAGGACCCGCGGGAGGTCGCCCACGACGGCCCGGAGACTGCGGCGGCCCTCGTCTCGGGCACCCAGGTCGAGCAGCTCGCCCTCGCGCGCGGCTCGGACGCGGACCGCCTGCTGCTCGGCCTGCTCATGACCCACCACGAGAAGGCGCTCGCGCTCCTCGAGGGCCGCGAGCCCTCGGCCGACCCCGAGCTCGAGACCATCCTCGACGGCATCGCCACGACGCGCGAGGAGCAGCTGCAGCGCATCGAGGACCTCTTCGTCACCCTGACCGACTGA
- a CDS encoding CGNR zinc finger domain-containing protein, whose translation MAEQHWVEVDGLVLPRPVAGHPALELVNTFSGWDGSHASDYLATYDHLAVLAGELDLLPAGDVQRLRRAAHRQPEAAAAALERACTVRAVIRGAALDPSDGEAVAALTVATRSAATGVQLVPGHPARWHVQGISPDDLDRPSDAFAWAAADLVTRPEVARVRSCPGLGCGWVFLDTSGRRRWCSMQWCGNRAKVRAHAARTRTRP comes from the coding sequence GTGGCGGAGCAGCACTGGGTCGAGGTCGACGGGCTCGTGCTGCCCCGACCCGTGGCGGGCCACCCGGCGCTCGAGCTCGTCAACACCTTCTCCGGGTGGGACGGCAGCCACGCGAGCGACTACCTCGCGACGTACGACCACCTGGCCGTGCTCGCCGGCGAGCTGGACCTCCTTCCGGCGGGCGACGTCCAGCGGCTGCGCCGGGCGGCCCACCGCCAGCCCGAGGCGGCGGCCGCGGCGCTCGAGCGGGCCTGCACCGTGCGGGCCGTCATCCGGGGCGCGGCCCTCGACCCCAGCGACGGCGAGGCGGTCGCCGCCCTGACCGTCGCCACCCGGTCCGCCGCCACCGGGGTGCAGCTCGTGCCCGGCCACCCGGCGCGCTGGCACGTCCAGGGCATCTCGCCGGACGACCTCGACCGGCCCTCCGACGCCTTCGCCTGGGCGGCCGCCGACCTCGTGACCCGGCCCGAGGTGGCGCGCGTGCGCTCCTGCCCGGGGCTCGGCTGCGGCTGGGTGTTCCTCGACACCTCCGGTCGGCGTCGGTGGTGCTCGATGCAGTGGTGCGGCAACCGGGCCAAGGTCCGCGCGCACGCCGCCCGCACCCGCACCCGCCCCTGA
- the radA gene encoding DNA repair protein RadA — protein sequence MAGTSTRRAKGAGAFRCSECGWQTAKWVGRCGECQAWGSVAEVGAVTVRTTAASTVARPATPIGEVDVSHAVARPTGVPEFDRVLGGGLVPGAVVLVAGEPGIGKSTLLLDVAGRAARSGEHGDRTVLYVSGEESAAQVRARAERIEAMARTLYLASETDLATVLGQVEQVQPELLVVDSVQTISSGEVEGSAGNVAQVREVAASLIQAAKARGIAVLLVGHVTKDGSIAGPRVLEHLVDVVVQFEGDRHSRLRLVRAVKNRYGPTDEVGCFDLSDVGIVGLADPSGLFLSGRTAAVPGTCVTVTLEGRRPLVTEVQALVTQSALATPRRATSGLDTARVNMVLAVLDKRAQAPIGGSDAYLSTVGGVRLTEPAADLAITLALAGAITDRPLPPGTVAFGEVGLAGEVRPVTGAHRRLAEAARLGFTRAVVPSGVLGAGPVPEGLSVLEVGTVAEAVGRALHDVPVR from the coding sequence ATGGCCGGGACGAGCACACGACGCGCGAAGGGCGCCGGCGCCTTCCGCTGCTCCGAGTGCGGCTGGCAGACGGCCAAGTGGGTCGGCCGCTGCGGGGAGTGCCAGGCGTGGGGGAGCGTCGCCGAGGTCGGCGCCGTGACCGTGCGCACGACCGCCGCGAGCACCGTCGCGCGCCCCGCGACCCCCATCGGCGAGGTCGACGTCAGCCATGCCGTCGCCCGCCCGACCGGCGTGCCCGAGTTCGACCGCGTGCTCGGCGGCGGCCTCGTCCCCGGCGCCGTCGTGCTCGTCGCGGGGGAGCCCGGGATCGGCAAGTCCACGCTCCTGCTCGACGTCGCGGGGCGCGCCGCCCGCTCGGGCGAGCACGGCGACCGGACGGTCCTCTACGTCAGCGGCGAGGAGTCGGCCGCGCAGGTGCGCGCCCGCGCCGAGCGCATCGAGGCGATGGCCCGCACGCTCTACCTCGCGAGCGAGACCGACCTCGCGACCGTCCTCGGCCAGGTCGAGCAGGTGCAGCCCGAGCTGCTCGTCGTCGACTCGGTGCAGACGATCTCCAGCGGGGAGGTCGAGGGGTCGGCCGGCAACGTCGCGCAGGTGCGCGAGGTCGCGGCCTCCCTCATCCAGGCGGCCAAGGCGCGGGGCATCGCGGTGCTGCTCGTCGGGCACGTGACCAAGGACGGCTCGATCGCCGGCCCGCGCGTCCTCGAGCACCTCGTCGACGTCGTCGTGCAGTTCGAGGGCGACCGGCACTCACGGCTGCGGCTGGTCCGGGCGGTCAAGAACCGCTACGGCCCGACCGACGAGGTCGGCTGCTTCGACCTCTCCGACGTCGGCATCGTCGGCCTCGCCGACCCGAGCGGGCTCTTCCTCTCCGGGCGCACGGCGGCCGTCCCCGGCACCTGCGTCACCGTGACGCTCGAGGGGCGCCGGCCCCTCGTCACCGAGGTGCAGGCCCTCGTCACGCAGTCGGCGCTGGCCACCCCGCGCCGCGCGACGAGCGGCCTCGACACCGCCCGCGTCAACATGGTGCTCGCCGTCCTCGACAAGCGGGCCCAGGCCCCGATCGGCGGCAGCGACGCCTACCTCTCGACCGTCGGCGGGGTGCGGCTCACCGAGCCCGCCGCCGACCTCGCCATCACCCTCGCGCTCGCCGGGGCCATCACCGACCGCCCGCTGCCGCCCGGCACCGTCGCGTTCGGCGAGGTCGGGCTGGCCGGCGAGGTCCGCCCGGTCACCGGCGCCCACCGTCGGCTGGCCGAGGCCGCCCGGCTGGGGTTCACCCGAGCGGTCGTCCCGAGCGGCGTGCTCGGGGCGGGGCCGGTGCCCGAGGGGCTGTCGGTGCTCGAGGTCGGGACGGTCGCCGAGGCCGTCGGGCGGGCGCTGCACGACGTCCCGGTGCGCTGA
- a CDS encoding A/G-specific adenine glycosylase gives MAPAPDREVLHRRVLAWFDEHARPLAWREASTTPWGVHVSEVMAQQTPVARVEPVWREWMERWPTPAALAAASPGDVVRAWGRLGYPRRALRLRDAAVAVVERHGGELPADEESLRALPGVGAYTAAAVAAFGFGRRSVVVDTNVRRVLARAVEGRALASPSLTAAEQRLAASLVPDDAATAARWNVGVMELGALVCRARGPECGRCPLEDVCAWVAAGSPPDDGPARRGQAWEGTDRQVRGALVQVLRESADAVPRDVLEAAVLERLARTDPGALGQVDRCLGSLVEDGLVEPHGPDGYRLPA, from the coding sequence GTGGCCCCGGCGCCGGACCGCGAGGTCCTCCACCGCCGCGTGCTCGCCTGGTTCGACGAGCACGCCCGCCCGCTCGCGTGGCGCGAGGCGTCGACCACCCCGTGGGGCGTCCACGTCTCCGAGGTGATGGCGCAGCAGACGCCCGTCGCGCGCGTCGAGCCGGTCTGGCGCGAGTGGATGGAGCGCTGGCCGACCCCGGCCGCGCTCGCCGCCGCGAGCCCCGGCGACGTCGTGCGGGCGTGGGGACGTCTCGGCTACCCCCGGCGCGCCCTGCGGCTGCGCGACGCCGCGGTGGCCGTCGTCGAGCGGCACGGCGGCGAGCTGCCCGCCGACGAGGAGTCGCTGCGGGCGCTGCCGGGCGTCGGGGCGTACACGGCGGCGGCGGTGGCGGCCTTCGGGTTCGGGCGGCGCTCGGTCGTCGTCGACACCAACGTGCGCCGGGTCCTGGCCCGCGCCGTCGAGGGCCGGGCGCTCGCCTCGCCCTCGCTCACCGCGGCCGAGCAGCGGCTCGCGGCATCCCTCGTGCCGGACGACGCGGCGACCGCGGCCCGGTGGAACGTCGGGGTGATGGAGCTCGGGGCGCTCGTCTGCCGGGCCCGCGGCCCGGAGTGCGGCCGGTGCCCGCTCGAGGACGTCTGCGCCTGGGTCGCGGCCGGCAGCCCGCCGGACGACGGCCCGGCCCGGCGTGGCCAGGCGTGGGAGGGCACCGACCGGCAGGTGCGCGGGGCCCTCGTCCAGGTGCTGCGCGAGAGCGCCGACGCCGTCCCCCGTGACGTCCTCGAGGCGGCCGTGCTCGAGCGCCTGGCCCGGACCGACCCGGGTGCGCTCGGGCAGGTCGACCGCTGCCTCGGCTCGCTCGTCGAGGACGGTCTCGTCGAGCCGCACGGCCCGGACGGCTACCGCCTCCCGGCCTGA
- a CDS encoding DUF305 domain-containing protein, translating to MPSRHPSRARRAAVRAAAAPVLLAATLLAGCSGGDATPAVTASPGEVPVLQPGRPGEPNTTLTGPAATPVVTTSATPADTRFMQDMVVHHAQAIVLVETATAALTDRQVASIASRIRDEQKPEIDAMASWLRQRGQDVPPQAANPRIQDHSAHRGMPGMASEADLAALGAARGVEADRLFLQLMVRHHEGALEMVGQHARSAGDPRVEELAADINVTQAKQVDQMTGMLARLR from the coding sequence ATGCCGAGCCGACACCCCTCCCGTGCGCGCCGGGCGGCGGTGCGCGCCGCGGCCGCCCCCGTCCTCCTCGCCGCGACGCTGCTCGCCGGCTGCAGCGGCGGCGACGCGACCCCCGCGGTCACCGCGTCCCCCGGCGAGGTGCCGGTGCTCCAGCCGGGGAGGCCCGGGGAGCCGAACACGACGCTGACCGGGCCGGCCGCGACGCCCGTCGTCACGACGAGCGCGACCCCGGCCGACACCCGGTTCATGCAGGACATGGTCGTCCACCACGCGCAGGCCATCGTCCTCGTCGAGACCGCGACGGCAGCCCTGACCGACCGGCAGGTCGCGAGCATCGCCTCGCGCATCCGCGACGAGCAGAAGCCCGAGATCGACGCGATGGCCTCGTGGCTGCGCCAGCGCGGGCAGGACGTCCCGCCGCAGGCCGCGAACCCCCGCATCCAGGACCACTCGGCGCACCGGGGGATGCCCGGGATGGCCTCCGAGGCCGACCTCGCCGCGCTCGGCGCCGCCCGGGGGGTCGAGGCCGACCGGCTCTTCCTGCAGCTGATGGTCCGCCACCACGAGGGCGCGCTCGAGATGGTCGGGCAGCACGCGCGCTCGGCCGGCGACCCGCGCGTCGAGGAGCTGGCGGCCGACATCAACGTCACGCAGGCCAAGCAGGTCGACCAGATGACGGGGATGCTCGCGCGACTGCGCTGA
- the rplI gene encoding 50S ribosomal protein L9, producing MKVILTHEVTGLGTAGDVVDVKDGYARNFLFKRGLATAWTKGGQKQVDSIAKGRATREVKSLEEAKSIKGNLEANAVTVTAHAGTGGRLFGAVSTADIAEAVQAAGGPSLDRRRIEVPTPIKTTGTHTALVRLHPEVQATVSLEVVAG from the coding sequence ATGAAGGTCATCCTCACCCACGAGGTCACCGGCCTCGGTACCGCCGGTGACGTCGTCGACGTCAAGGACGGGTACGCCCGCAACTTCCTCTTCAAGCGTGGTCTCGCGACCGCGTGGACCAAGGGCGGTCAGAAGCAGGTCGACTCCATCGCCAAGGGTCGTGCGACCCGCGAGGTGAAGTCCCTCGAGGAGGCGAAGTCCATCAAGGGCAACCTCGAGGCCAACGCCGTCACCGTCACCGCGCACGCCGGCACCGGGGGCCGCCTCTTCGGCGCCGTCTCCACCGCCGACATCGCCGAGGCCGTCCAGGCCGCCGGCGGGCCGTCGCTCGACCGTCGCCGCATCGAGGTCCCGACCCCGATCAAGACGACCGGCACGCACACGGCGCTCGTCCGCCTCCACCCGGAGGTCCAGGCGACCGTCTCCCTCGAGGTCGTCGCCGGCTGA
- a CDS encoding HAD family acid phosphatase — MPNRSLSRRGLAATALVCSALVGGGVAYAATTPEPAIKTFTPRSADQVTNIDVLRQQIRNYYGDPLGTGTFGEGSNYVREATSVARDAGRWLSARGHERGEDRHHPRGRKAIVLDVDDTTLTTWNYEVASNWAYNPTTNGEYVTGQRFPATPGMVDLVTKAARDGYAVFFLTGRPSSQEAATLGNLTSDGVGVDAGYPAPTTLVDGEDGLFTKPDVSAYPDYLQQACAGDPGGKCTTIHYKSATRAHIESLGYDIVANLGDQYSDLKGGHADRTFKVPNPNYYLP, encoded by the coding sequence ATGCCGAACCGTTCGCTCTCCCGCCGCGGCCTCGCCGCCACGGCGCTCGTCTGCTCCGCCCTCGTCGGGGGCGGTGTCGCGTACGCCGCCACGACCCCCGAGCCCGCCATCAAGACCTTCACCCCGCGCTCCGCCGACCAGGTGACGAACATCGACGTCCTGCGCCAGCAGATCCGCAACTACTACGGCGACCCGCTGGGCACCGGGACCTTCGGGGAGGGGTCGAACTACGTCCGCGAGGCCACCTCGGTCGCCCGGGACGCCGGCCGCTGGCTCTCGGCGCGGGGCCACGAGCGCGGCGAGGACCGCCACCACCCGCGGGGCCGCAAGGCCATCGTCCTCGACGTCGACGACACGACGCTCACGACCTGGAACTACGAGGTCGCGAGCAACTGGGCGTACAACCCGACGACGAACGGCGAGTACGTCACCGGCCAGCGCTTCCCGGCGACCCCGGGCATGGTCGACCTCGTGACGAAGGCCGCGCGCGACGGGTACGCCGTCTTCTTCCTCACCGGGCGCCCCTCCTCGCAGGAGGCCGCGACCCTCGGCAACCTCACCTCCGACGGCGTCGGCGTCGACGCCGGCTACCCCGCCCCGACGACGCTGGTCGACGGCGAGGACGGCCTGTTCACCAAGCCCGACGTCTCGGCCTACCCCGACTACCTCCAGCAGGCCTGCGCCGGCGACCCCGGCGGCAAGTGCACGACCATCCACTACAAGTCCGCCACCCGCGCGCACATCGAGTCGCTCGGGTACGACATCGTCGCCAACCTCGGCGACCAGTACAGCGACCTCAAGGGCGGCCACGCCGACCGCACCTTCAAGGTCCCGAACCCGAACTACTACCTGCCCTGA
- a CDS encoding ATP-dependent Clp protease ATP-binding subunit — protein sequence MFERFTDRARRVVVLAQEEARGLNHNYIGTEHILLGLIHEGEGVASKALESLGISLEAVREQVQEIIGQGQQAPTGHIPFTPRAKKVLELSLREALQLGHNYIGTEHILLGLIREGEGVAAQVLVKLGADLSRVRQQVIQLISGYQGGKEGAAQGAGGTQGGPAEGTPAGSLVLDQFGRNLTQAAREGKLDPVIGREKEIERVMQVLSRRTKNNPVLIGEPGVGKTAVVEGLAQDIVKGEVPETLKDKQLYTLDLGALVAGSRYRGDFEERLKKVLKEIRTRGDIVLFIDEIHTLVGAGAAEGAIDAASILKPMLARGELQVIGATTLDEYRKHIEKDAALERRFQPIQVAEPTLAHAIEILKGLRDRYEAHHRVSITDGALVAAANMADRYVNDRFLPDKAIDLIDEAGARLRIRRMTAPPDLREFDEKIAGVVREKESAIDGQDFEKAARLRDDEKNLRNEKAKREAEWKSGDMDVIAEVDEELIAEVLAASTGIPVFKLTEEESSRLLHMEDELHKRVVGMDEAIKSLSQAIRRTRAGLKDPRRPGGSFIFAGPTGVGKTELAKTLAEFLFGDEDSLIQLDMSEYSEKHTVSRLFGSPPGYVGYEEGGQLTEKVRRKPFSVVLFDEVEKAHPEIFNSLLQVLEDGRLTDSQGRMVDFKNTVIIMTTNLGTRDISKGTLGFSAGPDTRSDYDRMKAKVQDELKQHFRPEFLNRVDDTIVFPQLSQAEIVQIVDLEIAKLDKRLKDKDMGIELTPAAKNLLATKGYDPVLGARPLRRTIQREIEDILSEKILFNELKSGEIVAVDATGETKDDTFTFQGMPHTRGIELPVVAAEAVEG from the coding sequence ATGTTCGAACGGTTCACCGACCGCGCCCGGCGCGTCGTCGTGCTCGCCCAGGAGGAGGCGCGCGGTCTCAACCACAACTACATCGGGACCGAGCACATCCTCCTCGGCCTCATCCACGAGGGTGAGGGTGTCGCGAGCAAGGCCCTGGAGAGCCTCGGCATCAGCCTCGAGGCGGTTCGCGAGCAGGTGCAGGAGATCATCGGCCAGGGGCAGCAGGCCCCGACCGGTCACATCCCGTTCACGCCGCGCGCCAAGAAGGTCCTCGAGCTGAGCCTGCGCGAGGCGCTGCAGCTCGGCCACAACTACATCGGCACCGAGCACATCCTCCTCGGCCTCATCCGTGAGGGCGAGGGCGTCGCGGCCCAGGTGCTCGTCAAGCTCGGCGCCGACCTCTCGCGCGTGCGCCAGCAGGTCATCCAGCTCATCTCGGGCTACCAGGGTGGCAAGGAGGGCGCGGCCCAGGGCGCCGGCGGCACCCAGGGCGGTCCCGCCGAGGGCACCCCCGCGGGCTCCCTCGTCCTCGACCAGTTCGGCCGCAACCTCACGCAGGCCGCTCGCGAGGGCAAGCTCGACCCGGTCATCGGGCGCGAGAAGGAGATCGAGCGGGTCATGCAGGTGCTCTCCCGCCGCACCAAGAACAACCCGGTGCTCATCGGTGAGCCCGGCGTCGGCAAGACCGCGGTCGTCGAGGGCCTCGCGCAGGACATCGTCAAGGGCGAGGTGCCCGAGACGCTCAAGGACAAGCAGCTCTACACGCTCGACCTCGGCGCGCTCGTCGCCGGCAGCCGCTACCGCGGTGACTTCGAGGAGCGCTTGAAGAAGGTCCTCAAGGAGATCCGCACCCGCGGCGACATCGTCCTGTTCATCGACGAGATCCACACCCTCGTCGGTGCCGGGGCGGCCGAGGGCGCCATCGACGCGGCCTCCATCCTCAAGCCGATGCTGGCCCGCGGCGAGCTGCAGGTCATCGGCGCGACGACGCTCGACGAGTACCGCAAGCACATCGAGAAGGACGCCGCGCTCGAGCGCCGCTTCCAGCCGATCCAGGTCGCCGAGCCGACCCTCGCGCACGCCATCGAGATCCTCAAGGGCCTGCGCGACCGGTACGAGGCGCACCACCGCGTGTCCATCACCGACGGCGCGCTCGTCGCGGCGGCGAACATGGCCGACCGGTACGTCAACGACCGCTTCCTCCCGGACAAGGCGATCGACCTCATCGACGAGGCGGGCGCGCGCTTGCGCATCCGCCGGATGACGGCGCCGCCGGACCTGCGCGAGTTCGACGAGAAGATCGCCGGCGTCGTGCGCGAGAAGGAGTCGGCCATCGACGGCCAGGACTTCGAGAAGGCCGCGCGCCTGCGCGACGACGAGAAGAACCTGCGCAACGAGAAGGCCAAGCGCGAGGCCGAGTGGAAGTCCGGCGACATGGACGTCATCGCCGAGGTCGACGAGGAGCTCATCGCCGAGGTCCTCGCCGCCTCGACGGGCATCCCGGTCTTCAAGCTGACCGAGGAGGAGTCCAGCCGCCTGCTCCACATGGAGGACGAGCTGCACAAGCGCGTCGTCGGCATGGACGAGGCCATCAAGTCGCTCTCGCAGGCCATCCGCCGTACGCGGGCCGGCCTCAAGGACCCGCGTCGCCCCGGAGGCTCGTTCATCTTCGCCGGCCCGACCGGTGTGGGAAAGACGGAGCTGGCCAAGACGCTCGCGGAGTTCCTCTTCGGCGACGAGGACAGCCTCATCCAGCTCGACATGTCGGAGTACAGCGAGAAGCACACCGTCTCGCGCCTCTTCGGCTCGCCCCCCGGCTACGTCGGGTACGAGGAGGGTGGCCAGCTCACCGAGAAGGTGCGCCGCAAGCCGTTCTCCGTCGTCCTCTTCGACGAGGTCGAGAAGGCCCACCCGGAGATCTTCAACAGCCTCCTGCAGGTGCTCGAGGACGGCCGCCTCACCGACTCCCAGGGTCGGATGGTCGACTTCAAGAACACGGTCATCATCATGACGACCAACCTCGGCACCCGGGACATCTCCAAGGGCACGCTCGGCTTCTCCGCCGGTCCCGACACCCGCTCGGACTACGACCGGATGAAGGCCAAGGTCCAGGACGAGCTCAAGCAGCACTTCCGTCCCGAGTTCCTCAACCGCGTCGACGACACCATCGTCTTCCCCCAGCTGTCGCAGGCCGAGATCGTCCAGATCGTCGACCTCGAGATCGCCAAGCTGGACAAGCGGCTCAAGGACAAGGACATGGGCATCGAGCTCACCCCGGCGGCGAAGAACCTCCTCGCCACCAAGGGCTACGACCCGGTGCTCGGTGCGCGTCCGCTGCGTCGCACGATCCAGCGCGAGATCGAGGACATCCTCTCGGAGAAGATCCTCTTCAACGAGCTGAAGTCCGGCGAGATCGTCGCGGTCGACGCGACCGGCGAGACCAAGGACGACACGTTCACCTTCCAGGGCATGCCGCACACCCGGGGCATCGAGCTGCCGGTCGTCGCGGCCGAGGCCGTCGAGGGCTGA
- a CDS encoding Fpg/Nei family DNA glycosylase: MPEGHTLFALARDLHAAFAGTHPVVTSPQGRFEEGAAQVSGRELLAATSRGKHLFLEFEGERWVHVHLGLIGTLRVDGRDWSAEVAPVGAVRMRLATPEHLADLRGPNLCAVVTPDEVAAVLDRLGPDPLRPDADPDRAWRRIQRSGRSVAELLMDQAVLAGVGNVYRSEVLWRHRLSPFTEGRAMRPASWRLVWEDLVRLMPLGVATGRIVTVEEQVLEVEAALGRGERPHLTERTSEVYRRTGEECPRCGSRIRTQVVAGRNLFWCGRCQRRR, encoded by the coding sequence ATGCCCGAGGGACACACGCTGTTCGCGCTCGCCCGCGACCTCCACGCGGCCTTCGCGGGTACCCACCCGGTCGTCACGAGCCCGCAGGGGCGCTTCGAGGAGGGGGCCGCGCAGGTGTCGGGGCGCGAGCTGCTCGCGGCCACCTCGCGGGGCAAGCACCTCTTCCTCGAGTTCGAGGGTGAGCGCTGGGTGCACGTCCACCTCGGGCTGATCGGCACCCTCCGGGTCGACGGGCGTGACTGGAGCGCCGAGGTCGCCCCGGTCGGTGCCGTGCGGATGCGCCTCGCGACGCCCGAGCACCTCGCCGACCTGCGCGGCCCGAACCTCTGCGCGGTCGTCACGCCCGACGAGGTCGCGGCCGTCCTCGACCGCCTCGGGCCCGACCCGCTGCGGCCCGACGCCGACCCCGACCGTGCCTGGCGACGCATCCAGCGCTCCGGCCGCAGCGTCGCCGAGCTGCTCATGGACCAGGCCGTGCTCGCGGGGGTCGGCAACGTCTACCGCTCCGAGGTCCTCTGGCGCCACCGCCTCTCGCCGTTCACCGAGGGCCGGGCGATGAGGCCCGCGTCGTGGCGGCTCGTGTGGGAGGACCTCGTGCGCCTCATGCCGCTCGGGGTCGCGACCGGGCGGATCGTCACGGTCGAGGAGCAGGTGCTCGAGGTCGAGGCGGCGCTGGGGCGCGGCGAGCGGCCGCACCTGACCGAGCGCACCTCGGAGGTCTACCGGCGCACCGGCGAGGAGTGCCCGCGCTGCGGATCGCGCATCCGGACCCAGGTCGTCGCGGGGCGCAACCTCTTCTGGTGCGGCCGCTGCCAGCGCCGGCGCTGA
- a CDS encoding amino-acid N-acetyltransferase, with the protein MAPSDAPAAPRPGVHVRPARTADVRAIRALVAPLAEQRVLLQKEAVAYYESVADFVVAETDGADGSAPRVVGCGALHVLWEDLGEVRTLAVDASTLGSGVGSALLTRLVERAHELGLSRLFCLTFETDFFARHGFEPIEGQAVEPAVYAELLRSYDEGVAEFLDLERVKPNTLGNTRMLRVL; encoded by the coding sequence ATGGCCCCCTCCGACGCGCCCGCCGCCCCCCGCCCCGGGGTGCACGTCCGGCCCGCCCGGACCGCCGACGTCCGCGCCATCCGCGCCCTCGTCGCCCCGCTGGCCGAGCAGCGGGTGCTGTTGCAGAAGGAGGCCGTCGCCTACTACGAGTCGGTCGCGGACTTCGTCGTCGCCGAGACCGACGGCGCCGACGGCTCGGCGCCAAGGGTGGTCGGCTGCGGCGCGCTGCACGTGCTCTGGGAGGACCTCGGCGAGGTGCGCACCCTCGCCGTCGACGCCTCGACCCTCGGGTCGGGGGTGGGCAGCGCCCTGCTCACCCGGCTCGTCGAGCGGGCGCACGAGCTCGGGCTCTCGCGGCTGTTCTGCCTGACCTTCGAGACCGACTTCTTCGCCCGGCACGGGTTCGAGCCGATCGAGGGGCAGGCGGTCGAGCCGGCCGTCTACGCCGAGCTGCTGCGCTCCTACGACGAGGGCGTCGCGGAGTTCCTCGACCTCGAGCGGGTCAAGCCGAACACGCTCGGCAACACCCGGATGCTCCGAGTCCTCTGA
- the disA gene encoding DNA integrity scanning diadenylate cyclase DisA codes for MAGSPTDDELLRVTLGAVAPGTELRDGLERILRGRTGALIVLGHDRVVEQIATGGFPLDIEFSATRLRELAKMDGAVVVDRDVTRILHAATQLLPDAGIETSESGTRHRTAERVAKQTGFPVVSVSQSMRIVQLYIAGRRIVLEDSSAILSRANQALQTLERYKSRLDEVTGTLSALEIEDLVTVRDVANVLQRLEMVRRIKDEIAEYVVQLGTDGRLLSLQLEELTGGLSDDLGLVIRDYLHEAKAGFTLEEAVANLTAIDSTELLDPSGGAKAMGFTVVGDALDSSVSPLGHRLLSKVPRLPGAIVDRLVLHFGSLQKLLAANIDDLMDVDGVGEGRARLVREGLSRLAETSILERYV; via the coding sequence ATGGCCGGGTCACCGACCGACGACGAGCTGCTGCGCGTCACCCTCGGCGCCGTCGCGCCCGGCACCGAGCTGCGCGACGGCCTCGAGCGCATCCTGCGCGGTCGCACCGGCGCGCTCATCGTCCTCGGCCACGACCGGGTCGTCGAGCAGATCGCGACCGGCGGCTTCCCCCTCGACATCGAGTTCTCGGCGACCCGCCTGCGCGAGCTGGCGAAGATGGACGGCGCCGTCGTCGTCGACCGCGACGTCACCCGCATCCTCCACGCCGCGACCCAGCTGCTGCCCGACGCCGGCATCGAGACGAGCGAGTCCGGCACGCGCCACCGCACCGCCGAGCGCGTCGCCAAGCAGACCGGCTTCCCCGTGGTCTCGGTCAGCCAGTCGATGCGCATCGTCCAGCTCTACATCGCCGGTCGGCGCATCGTCCTCGAGGACTCCAGCGCCATCCTGTCGCGCGCCAACCAGGCCCTGCAGACCCTCGAGCGCTACAAGTCGCGCCTCGACGAGGTCACCGGGACCCTGTCGGCGCTCGAGATCGAGGACCTCGTGACGGTCCGCGACGTCGCCAACGTCCTCCAGCGCCTCGAGATGGTCCGGCGGATCAAGGACGAGATCGCCGAGTACGTCGTCCAGCTCGGCACCGACGGCCGCCTCCTCAGCCTCCAGCTCGAGGAGCTGACCGGGGGCCTGTCGGACGACCTCGGGCTCGTCATCCGCGACTACCTCCACGAGGCCAAGGCGGGGTTCACGCTCGAGGAGGCGGTCGCCAACCTCACGGCGATCGACTCCACCGAGCTCCTCGACCCCTCCGGCGGCGCCAAGGCGATGGGCTTCACCGTCGTCGGCGACGCGCTCGACTCCTCGGTCAGCCCGCTCGGCCACCGGCTCCTGTCGAAGGTGCCGCGCCTGCCGGGCGCGATCGTCGACCGTCTCGTCCTGCACTTCGGCTCGCTGCAGAAGCTCCTCGCGGCGAACATCGACGACCTCATGGACGTCGACGGCGTCGGCGAGGGTCGGGCGCGCCTGGTCCGCGAGGGCCTCTCGCGCCTCGCCGAGACGAGCATCCTCGAGCGCTACGTCTGA